The window GATAAACTTGAAGCACTTGCGGCAATCGCGCAGACGCACCGGGAGCCCGAGTGGCCGCGGATGCCCGACTAACGCCGAGCGGCTACGAGGGCAACGATGGCAAGCAGAACGACCATTCCCGCGAGCGCAGAGCTCGCGACATTCAGAGAGTAGAGCGTCGAAAGCGCGCCGACGCCGATTACCGGTATCGAGTTTCCGGAAAAGCAACCGATGAAATAGGCCGAGGCTACTTCGGCGCGGCGATCGGACGGAGCGATTGCGTTCACGACCTGCAATCCACCGCGATATCCGAGGCCGAACACGATTCCGACGAGCGCGCTCGCGACGAGCAGCAGCAGCATCGAGCCTAAGAGCTGCGCCGTAACGAGCAAACCCGCCGCCGGCACGAGCCCGAAGAGTCCGGCCAACATCGAAACGCGCCCGTCCAGCTCGCGCGTGACTATCATAACGACGACGGCAATCGCGACCATCTCGAAGACGACGCTACCCGCGACGGCGTTGTTCGAGTTGTGCAGCGCTTCGCGCAGCATGCTTGGAATCAGCGCGAAATAGAACCCCGCGAGCGCAAACGTTGCGAATGCCGAAACGACCGGCGGGACGAATGCGGCCCGAATATCGCTCGGCACGCCGACGCGCGGGCGAAGATCGAGCTCGCCGATGCTCCGGACGCGATGCTGCACCGTCTCGGCCGGAAAAACGAGAATCATAATGACTGCGACGACGATGATGAGCACGTTGACGACGAATGGCAATGTCAACGGGTCGGGCGCGTATTGTGCGAGCAATCCGCCGATGAGTGGTCCGATCGCGATGCCCGTCATGTTGCTTGCCGTCGCCATCACGGTCGCAGCGGAACGTCGCTCCGCGCCATAGAGCTCGACGAGCCACGCGGTACCCGTCCCGGATGCGATTCCGACCGCGAGACCGCCGAGAATCCGCCCCGCGTAAAGCCACGCGGTGTTCTGCGCAAACGAGAACAGCAACACGCTGCCGACCGCCAGCAGCATTGCCGCAACGGCGACCTTCTTGCGTCCCATTTGATCGGAGAGTCGACCGAATAGCAAGAGCGCGACGAGATTACCGGTCACGTAGACCGCGTAGATGAGCGTGAGCGTGACGTTCGAGAAATGGAACTCGCGCTCGTAGAGCGCGTACAACGGCGTGATTACCGTACTGCCTAGGAAAGCGGCGCCGATCATAACCGCTACAGCTGCGATTCCGCGCATACTTCCCACGGTGGGCGAAACCCGCGCGAGGTGGGTGCCGTTGCAGAGGCGTAGCTCGCTCGCATGGTCGTCGACGCGCATCATCATTTATGGCGCTATCGTCCCGGATTTAAACCGTGGATGGAAGCTAGGGAAGAGCTTGCGCCGCTGCGTCGCGATTTTCTCGGCGACGATCTACTGAAGCTGATTCGCCAGAACGGCATCGATCGCACCGTGATCATTCAAGCCAATGATACGCTCTCGGAATCGGCGTTCATGATCGATTGCGCGCACCATCATCCGTTCATCGCCGGCGTCGTTGCGTGGGCGCCTCTCGAGCAGCCAAAGGCAACCGAAGAAGCTCTCGATATCTACGACAAAGCGCCGCGCGTCAAAGGCTTCCGGCACATGATCATTTGGGAACCGGATCCGGATTGGCTCATCCGTCCGGCTGTAATCGAGAGTCTCGGGCTCGTTGCGGAACGTGGCTACACGTGGGACACGACGGCGACCGTGCCCGCGCATCTCGAGCACGTCAGCACGCTCGCCGAACGTCTACCGAGTCTCAAAGTGGTCATAGATCACCTCGGGAAACCCGCCGCCACGCAAGGGCTTTGGGAGCCGTGGGCAACCTCGATGCGACGCGCATCGTACTATCCCAACGTCTACGTCAAGCTTTCCGGATTTCTGAATGCGGCGACGCTCGCGAATGCGACGCAAGATCAATTCCGCCCGTACGTCGAGCACGTCTTCACGTACTTCGGCCCCGAGCGCGTAATGATCGCGAGCAACTGGCCGGTCTCGAATCTCGGCACCGACTATCGCACCACCTGGAACCAGGCGCGTGCGCTCATCCCGCAACTCGACGAAGCCGGACGCACCGCCGTGATGGGTGGTACCGCGACTGAGTTTTACAAGCTCTAGGCTATTTTCCGGTCCATTTCGCGGGACGCTTTTCAAAGAAGGCCGTCATGCCTTCACGGAAATCTTGGCTCATGTAACAGCTGAGGACCAAATCTTGTCCTTCGGCATTCGCACCCTCGTGCATGATCCGGCGCAACGCTTCTTTGGTCGCGCGGATCGTCAGCGGCGCGTTTCCAGCGATCGTCTCCGAAAGTTCGGTCGCGCGCTCCATCAATTTGTCGGGCTCGACGATCTCACTCAAGAAGCCGAGCTGGTACGCGCGCTGCGCATCAAATAACTTCGCCGTGAAGACGTTTTGCTTGACGGCAGTGTAACCGAGCTGGTTGACGAGCCGCTTGTAGTTTTCGATCGATAGGCAGTTCCCGAGCGTCCGCGCGACGGGATACCCGAAACGGGAATCCGGCGTTGCAATCCGCAGATCGCACATCGTTGCGATCGACATTCCGCCACCCGTGCACGCGCCACGTACGACCGCGATCATCGGAACGCGCACGCGCTCGAGCTTGTCCATGACGGCGTTCATTTGGACTTCGTAGTTGATCGAGTCTTCGGGCTTCTTGAAGTTCTCGAATTCCGAGATGTCGGTCCCAGACACGAAGGCTTTGTCGCCGGCGCCGGTCAGCATCACCACGCGAACGTCATCGTCGGCGTTGACCTCGTCGGCGATCTCCGCGAGCCGGTCGTACATCACGCGTTTCATCGCGTTCCGAGCCTGCGGACGATTGAACGTCACCCACAGCACGTGTCCTTTTCGTTCGGTGAGAATCTCGTCGGTTAGGACAGAACGCATGCCAACCCCACTACTCCACGTTCGCTCATTTTAGTGATCGCTTGATTGTCGAAGCCCAACTCCCCCAGAACGTCTGCCGTATCCTCGCCGAGCAGCGGACCCGCGCGCTTGATTTGTACGGGCGACTCTGAGAACCGCATCGGTGAGCCAAGCTGGCGCACCGGGCCGACCTTGGTGTGCGGCGCATCGACGAAATAGTCACGCGCCAGCAAATGCGGATCGTTGAAAACCTGATCGTAGTTCTGCAAGAGCGAGCACGGAACGCCGGCTTTTTGCAGCTCGTCGACCCACGAGTGACTGGGTTTCGTCGTCGTCACCGCCTCAATCGGCGGGACAAGTTCCGCAAGATGTTCGCGCCGCAGATGCGGACCGGCGTAGCGTGGATCGTTGATCAAATGTTCGAGGCCGAGCACTTTGCAGAACGCGCTCCAATTCTTTTCGGAGTTCGCGCCGACCGTGAAGTAACCGTCGGAGCTGCGCAAGGCCTGATAGACGGCGTTGGTTTGATGCGCAGAACCATGCCGGCGCGGAATTTCGCCGGTCGTGAAATACTTCGCGGCTTCGT of the Candidatus Baltobacteraceae bacterium genome contains:
- a CDS encoding MFS transporter, with the protein product MIGAAFLGSTVITPLYALYEREFHFSNVTLTLIYAVYVTGNLVALLLFGRLSDQMGRKKVAVAAMLLAVGSVLLFSFAQNTAWLYAGRILGGLAVGIASGTGTAWLVELYGAERRSAATVMATASNMTGIAIGPLIGGLLAQYAPDPLTLPFVVNVLIIVVAVIMILVFPAETVQHRVRSIGELDLRPRVGVPSDIRAAFVPPVVSAFATFALAGFYFALIPSMLREALHNSNNAVAGSVVFEMVAIAVVVMIVTRELDGRVSMLAGLFGLVPAAGLLVTAQLLGSMLLLLVASALVGIVFGLGYRGGLQVVNAIAPSDRRAEVASAYFIGCFSGNSIPVIGVGALSTLYSLNVASSALAGMVVLLAIVALVAARR
- a CDS encoding amidohydrolase family protein, which gives rise to MVVDAHHHLWRYRPGFKPWMEAREELAPLRRDFLGDDLLKLIRQNGIDRTVIIQANDTLSESAFMIDCAHHHPFIAGVVAWAPLEQPKATEEALDIYDKAPRVKGFRHMIIWEPDPDWLIRPAVIESLGLVAERGYTWDTTATVPAHLEHVSTLAERLPSLKVVIDHLGKPAATQGLWEPWATSMRRASYYPNVYVKLSGFLNAATLANATQDQFRPYVEHVFTYFGPERVMIASNWPVSNLGTDYRTTWNQARALIPQLDEAGRTAVMGGTATEFYKL
- a CDS encoding enoyl-CoA hydratase/isomerase family protein is translated as MRSVLTDEILTERKGHVLWVTFNRPQARNAMKRVMYDRLAEIADEVNADDDVRVVMLTGAGDKAFVSGTDISEFENFKKPEDSINYEVQMNAVMDKLERVRVPMIAVVRGACTGGGMSIATMCDLRIATPDSRFGYPVARTLGNCLSIENYKRLVNQLGYTAVKQNVFTAKLFDAQRAYQLGFLSEIVEPDKLMERATELSETIAGNAPLTIRATKEALRRIMHEGANAEGQDLVLSCYMSQDFREGMTAFFEKRPAKWTGK